Proteins encoded together in one Rossellomorea sp. y25 window:
- the metK gene encoding methionine adenosyltransferase has product MSTKRRLFTSESVTEGHPDKICDQISDSILDAILTNDPNARVACETSVTTGLVLVAGEITTSTYVDIPKIVRETIREIGYTRAKYGFDAETCAVLTSIDEQSADIAQGVDQALEAREGQMTDEEIDAIGAGDQGLMFGFACNETKELMPLPISLAHKISRRLTEVRKEEILPYLRPDGKTQVTVEYDENDKPVRIDTIVISTQHHPEVTLEQIQRNLKEYVIDPVVPKELIDEQTKYFINPTGRFVIGGPQGDAGLTGRKIIVDTYGGYARHGGGAFSGKDATKVDRSAAYAARFVAKNIVAAGLAEKCEVQLAYAIGVAQPVSISIDTFGTGKVSEDVLIDVVRNNFDLRPAGIIKMLDLRRPIYKQTAAYGHFGRNDIDLPWERTNKAEALKAEALGE; this is encoded by the coding sequence ATGTCAACTAAACGTCGTCTGTTTACATCTGAGTCCGTAACCGAAGGACATCCAGATAAAATTTGTGACCAAATTTCTGATTCAATTCTTGATGCAATTCTTACCAATGACCCTAATGCTCGTGTAGCATGTGAAACGTCTGTTACAACGGGTCTTGTACTTGTTGCAGGTGAAATTACAACTAGTACGTATGTCGATATTCCGAAAATCGTTCGCGAAACAATCCGTGAAATTGGCTACACTCGTGCGAAATACGGCTTTGACGCTGAAACATGTGCAGTATTGACATCCATCGATGAGCAATCTGCTGATATCGCTCAAGGGGTAGACCAGGCACTTGAAGCCCGTGAAGGACAAATGACGGATGAGGAGATCGATGCAATCGGAGCAGGTGACCAAGGGTTAATGTTTGGATTCGCTTGTAATGAAACGAAAGAGCTTATGCCTCTTCCTATTTCCCTTGCTCACAAAATTTCCCGTCGCTTAACGGAAGTTCGTAAAGAAGAAATTCTTCCTTACTTACGTCCTGATGGAAAAACGCAAGTAACAGTTGAATATGATGAAAACGACAAGCCGGTTCGAATCGACACGATCGTTATCTCTACTCAACATCACCCTGAAGTAACGCTTGAGCAAATCCAGCGTAACTTGAAGGAATATGTCATCGATCCGGTTGTACCGAAAGAACTGATCGATGAGCAAACAAAATATTTCATCAACCCGACAGGTCGTTTCGTTATCGGTGGACCACAAGGTGATGCAGGTTTAACAGGACGTAAAATCATCGTTGACACATACGGCGGATATGCTCGTCATGGTGGCGGTGCATTCTCTGGTAAGGATGCAACGAAAGTGGACCGTTCAGCGGCATATGCAGCACGTTTCGTAGCGAAGAACATTGTAGCAGCTGGTTTAGCTGAAAAATGTGAAGTTCAATTAGCGTATGCAATCGGTGTTGCTCAACCGGTATCTATTTCAATCGACACATTCGGAACGGGTAAAGTATCAGAAGACGTATTGATTGATGTTGTCCGCAACAACTTTGACCTTCGTCCTGCTGGCATCATCAAAATGCTGGACCTTCGTCGTCCGATCTACAAGCAAACAGCTGCTTACGGACACTTCGGCCGTAACGATATTGATCTTCCTTGGGAGCGTACAAACAAAGCTGAAGCATTAAAAGCAGAAGCGTTAGGCGAATAA